In Nitrosophilus labii, the following proteins share a genomic window:
- a CDS encoding adenine phosphoribosyltransferase produces the protein MKELKKEEKDFLLSSIRDIPDFPKPGIVFKDITTLLNNKEAFSLLMEHLEERYKDYNLDFIAGIESRGFIFGAALATRLGIGFIPVRKKGKLPYTTVSEKYSLEYGYDEIEIHIDAFRKEEGAKVLLIDDLIATGGTAEAAVKLINKIHENVVEVCFIINLKFLNGEAKLKKLTNVYSVLEIE, from the coding sequence ATGAAAGAGCTAAAAAAAGAAGAAAAAGACTTTTTACTCTCTTCAATAAGAGACATACCGGATTTTCCAAAGCCTGGAATCGTTTTTAAAGATATTACTACACTTTTAAACAACAAAGAAGCTTTTTCTCTTTTAATGGAACACTTAGAAGAGAGATATAAAGATTATAATCTTGACTTTATTGCTGGTATTGAAAGCAGAGGTTTTATATTTGGTGCCGCATTAGCTACGAGACTAGGTATCGGTTTTATTCCAGTTAGAAAAAAAGGAAAACTTCCTTATACTACAGTAAGTGAAAAATACTCTTTAGAGTACGGTTATGATGAGATTGAGATCCACATAGATGCTTTTAGAAAAGAAGAAGGAGCCAAAGTATTACTTATAGACGATCTAATAGCTACGGGAGGAACTGCTGAAGCAGCCGTAAAACTTATAAATAAAATTCATGAAAATGTGGTTGAAGTCTGTTTTATTATAAATCTAAAATTTTTAAACGGTGAAGCTAAACTTAAAAAACTTACAAACGTTTATAGCGTATTGGAGATTGAGTAA
- the rpiB gene encoding ribose 5-phosphate isomerase B — protein sequence MKVYIATDHAGFAVKEFVKKLFLNRGYVVEDLGPKDDSRVDYPDFAQKVAKKVAQNPGSQGVLICGTGIGMSIAANKIKGIRAAEVYDYYTAKMARAHNDANILCFGERVVGRGEIESIVEAWCTTEFEGGRHANRVKKIMALEQSK from the coding sequence ATGAAAGTATATATTGCTACGGACCATGCCGGGTTTGCCGTAAAAGAGTTTGTAAAAAAACTCTTTTTAAATAGAGGTTATGTTGTGGAAGATCTTGGCCCTAAAGATGATTCTAGGGTTGATTATCCAGATTTTGCGCAAAAAGTTGCAAAAAAAGTTGCTCAAAATCCCGGAAGCCAAGGAGTACTTATCTGTGGAACCGGGATAGGGATGAGCATAGCCGCAAATAAGATAAAAGGTATTAGAGCAGCTGAAGTTTACGATTATTATACGGCTAAAATGGCAAGAGCACATAATGATGCAAATATTTTATGTTTTGGAGAGAGAGTCGTCGGTAGAGGTGAAATAGAGTCAATAGTGGAAGCTTGGTGTACCACTGAGTTTGAGGGTGGAAGACATGCTAACAGGGTTAAAAAAATAATGGCATTAGAGCAATCAAAGTGA
- a CDS encoding site-2 protease family protein: protein MEYIKILNIFTMILALAIAIIGHEIMHALVAYKYGDDTAKNEGRLSINPIKHIDLVGTIIVPALLYFSNAGFLFGWAKPVPVNINTVIRNGGENAAIAVSLAGITYNFALAAFFAILIAFLGEPNSLFETVMILFLAHSVLINVVLGVFNLWPIPPLDGANAVMHLAQKLKLYKIVDFYHKIFPYGMIILIIIIATPLSTILFIPIYYILYLLSIFAGIDLISLINSIERI from the coding sequence TTGGAATATATTAAAATTTTAAATATTTTTACAATGATATTAGCATTAGCAATAGCTATAATCGGTCATGAGATAATGCATGCGTTAGTGGCATACAAATATGGTGATGATACAGCAAAAAATGAAGGAAGATTGAGTATTAACCCAATAAAACATATTGATCTTGTCGGAACTATCATAGTGCCCGCGCTTTTATATTTTAGCAATGCTGGTTTTCTTTTTGGATGGGCTAAACCGGTCCCCGTCAATATAAACACAGTAATAAGAAACGGCGGAGAAAATGCAGCGATTGCCGTAAGTTTAGCTGGTATAACATACAACTTCGCTTTGGCCGCTTTTTTTGCTATTTTGATAGCCTTTTTAGGAGAGCCAAACTCCCTATTTGAAACTGTGATGATTCTATTTTTAGCCCATTCCGTACTTATTAACGTAGTACTAGGCGTTTTCAATCTCTGGCCTATTCCTCCTCTTGACGGTGCAAACGCAGTAATGCATTTAGCACAAAAACTAAAACTTTATAAAATAGTCGATTTTTACCATAAAATATTTCCTTATGGTATGATTATCTTGATAATTATCATTGCAACCCCCTTGAGTACGATTTTATTCATTCCTATTTATTATATTTTATATCTATTGTCTATATTTGCCGGAATAGATCTGATATCTTTGATAAACAGTATCGAAAGGATTTGA
- the lepB gene encoding signal peptidase I has protein sequence MKDRLIKLYHWSNTWTGTVIIVLLIIFFVAQAFVIPSGSMKNTLLIGDHLFVKKFAYGVPTPHIPWLEIPVLPDTDNDGHLIEGPKPKRGDIVIFRYPVNEKIHYVKRCVAVGGDYLFLHNKELYLHPHEGNEFVKQNFPKEDIVEINGLLWVKNPYRKEHPGIHNDPEVINDGRYPQEIFNFGPIEVPKGEFFMMGDNRDHSNDSRFWGSVPYRLIVGKPWFIYFSWDKNYEIRWDRVGKSVEEIEEEMKNR, from the coding sequence TTGAAAGATAGACTTATAAAACTTTATCACTGGTCTAATACATGGACAGGTACCGTCATAATAGTTTTGTTAATAATATTTTTTGTTGCCCAAGCTTTCGTTATTCCTAGTGGAAGTATGAAAAACACCCTTTTAATAGGTGATCATCTATTTGTAAAAAAATTTGCCTACGGAGTTCCTACTCCCCATATACCCTGGTTAGAGATCCCTGTTCTTCCCGATACAGATAACGACGGTCACCTGATTGAGGGACCAAAACCCAAAAGAGGAGATATTGTTATTTTTAGATATCCAGTAAACGAAAAGATACATTACGTAAAGAGATGCGTAGCCGTAGGAGGCGATTATCTTTTTCTTCATAACAAAGAGCTCTATTTGCACCCTCATGAAGGAAACGAGTTTGTAAAACAAAATTTTCCTAAAGAAGATATAGTCGAAATAAACGGTTTGTTATGGGTAAAAAATCCTTATAGAAAAGAGCATCCAGGCATACACAACGATCCTGAAGTAATAAATGACGGAAGATACCCGCAAGAGATCTTTAATTTCGGTCCTATTGAGGTTCCAAAAGGCGAATTTTTTATGATGGGAGACAACAGAGATCACTCAAATGATAGTAGATTTTGGGGCAGCGTTCCATATAGACTGATTGTAGGAAAGCCTTGGTTTATCTATTTTAGCTGGGATAAAAATTACGAAATAAGATGGGATAGAGTAGGAAAGAGCGTAGAAGAGATAGAAGAGGAGATGAAAAACAGATAG
- the folD gene encoding bifunctional methylenetetrahydrofolate dehydrogenase/methenyltetrahydrofolate cyclohydrolase FolD, producing the protein MTILDGKALSLKIKEEVRKEVELLKKEKDIVPGLAVILVGNDPASHTYVKMKARSCKEVGIYSITHEMPEEISEKEIIETIEMMNQNPNIDGILVQLPLPKHIDTTKILEVIDPKKDVDGFHPYNFGRLNQGLDSFVPCTPLGVMELLKEYQIDIKGMDACVVGASNIVGKPMAALLLNDFATVDICHIFTKDLKSHTKRTDLLVVGVGKPNLITEDMVKEGAIVIDIGINKLDNGKIVGDVDFENVSKKASYITPVPGGVGPMTIAMLLKNTIKAAKNRN; encoded by the coding sequence ATGACTATTTTAGATGGTAAAGCTTTATCACTAAAAATAAAAGAGGAAGTGAGAAAAGAGGTTGAACTTCTAAAAAAAGAGAAAGATATAGTTCCAGGACTAGCAGTTATTCTTGTAGGAAACGATCCTGCAAGCCACACATACGTCAAAATGAAAGCTCGTTCTTGTAAAGAGGTCGGAATCTACTCCATAACTCATGAGATGCCAGAAGAGATCAGCGAAAAAGAGATTATTGAAACCATTGAAATGATGAATCAAAATCCAAATATTGACGGCATTCTGGTTCAACTCCCTTTGCCAAAACATATAGACACAACAAAAATATTGGAAGTAATCGATCCGAAAAAAGATGTTGACGGTTTTCATCCCTATAATTTTGGCAGACTCAATCAAGGGCTTGACAGTTTTGTTCCTTGTACCCCTCTTGGAGTTATGGAGTTGTTAAAAGAGTATCAAATAGATATTAAAGGTATGGACGCTTGTGTAGTCGGTGCTAGCAATATTGTGGGTAAGCCAATGGCCGCACTTTTGCTAAACGATTTTGCAACGGTCGATATTTGCCATATTTTTACCAAAGATCTCAAATCTCACACTAAAAGAACAGATCTATTGGTCGTTGGAGTGGGTAAACCAAACCTAATCACTGAAGATATGGTAAAAGAAGGAGCTATAGTTATAGATATAGGCATTAATAAACTTGATAACGGTAAAATTGTTGGAGATGTTGATTTTGAAAATGTAAGCAAAAAAGCAAGTTACATAACACCGGTGCCTGGCGGTGTAGGTCCTATGACAATAGCAATGCTTTTAAAAAATACTATCAAAGCAGCTAAAAACCGTAACTAA
- a CDS encoding c-type cytochrome, whose amino-acid sequence MRIVLLFILLISLFADDSFITRYEYAKMLYENPRGIGCQHCHGVKGEGSIIAKYKDKKGVKYLKAPDIRDVDYKRFYKKLNSRKIKSAMPSYFLTRSEIKTLYYYIKMINSEDKR is encoded by the coding sequence TTGAGAATTGTTTTACTATTTATTCTTCTTATTTCTCTTTTTGCAGACGACTCTTTCATAACCAGATACGAATATGCGAAAATGCTTTATGAAAATCCTAGAGGTATTGGGTGTCAACATTGTCACGGAGTAAAAGGAGAGGGATCGATAATCGCTAAATACAAAGATAAAAAAGGGGTAAAGTATCTAAAAGCTCCTGATATTAGAGATGTGGATTATAAAAGGTTTTATAAAAAACTGAATTCTAGAAAGATTAAGAGCGCAATGCCTAGCTATTTTTTAACAAGAAGCGAGATAAAAACGCTTTACTACTATATAAAGATGATAAATAGTGAGGATAAGAGATGA
- a CDS encoding HpcH/HpaI aldolase/citrate lyase family protein — protein sequence MIFEKSFIDELESLVEKKDLKAIEKYILKLKREKTKKIVYRSALMVSAHRPKHLNKLDSLEADIAIINLEDGVSKELKPTALRLTALFLSHIKRSDSLLVVRVNPLDNGGKEEIEYLNKFKPDAIRVPKVKTPKDVEKALELIDKEIDLHLSIETKEAFLNLESLRVNERVKVFYLGILDLLSDLDIFQQILEIKNPTIDHILSRFLVVSKASCVLPVSFVYQDYKNLNEFEDWCRYEKNMGYRVKGCISPAQVEIANRVFGLSKEILERAEYIKMRFEEMKNKGITGFTDEKYGFIDEPIYKDAVNILRKSMI from the coding sequence ATGATTTTTGAAAAGAGTTTTATAGATGAGCTAGAGAGTTTAGTGGAAAAAAAAGATTTAAAAGCTATTGAAAAATATATCCTCAAACTAAAAAGAGAAAAAACTAAAAAGATTGTTTATAGATCAGCTTTAATGGTCTCTGCACATAGGCCGAAACATTTAAATAAACTTGACTCTTTAGAAGCCGATATCGCCATTATAAACTTAGAAGATGGAGTAAGTAAAGAACTAAAGCCGACTGCGTTGAGGTTGACGGCTCTATTTTTATCTCACATAAAAAGAAGTGATTCTTTATTGGTAGTTAGAGTAAATCCTCTTGATAACGGTGGAAAAGAGGAGATAGAGTATCTAAATAAATTCAAACCGGACGCCATCAGAGTTCCTAAAGTCAAAACTCCAAAAGATGTGGAAAAAGCTTTGGAGTTAATTGATAAAGAGATAGATTTGCATCTATCTATAGAGACAAAAGAGGCTTTTTTAAATCTCGAGAGTTTGAGGGTAAATGAAAGGGTAAAAGTTTTCTATCTAGGTATTTTGGATCTTTTAAGCGATCTAGATATTTTTCAGCAGATTTTAGAGATAAAAAATCCTACTATCGATCATATATTGAGTCGTTTTTTGGTAGTCTCTAAAGCTAGTTGCGTTTTACCCGTATCTTTTGTGTATCAAGATTATAAAAATTTAAATGAGTTTGAGGATTGGTGTAGATACGAAAAAAATATGGGTTATAGAGTAAAAGGTTGTATATCGCCCGCTCAAGTGGAGATAGCCAATAGAGTTTTCGGTTTATCTAAAGAGATTTTGGAAAGAGCTGAATATATAAAAATGAGATTTGAGGAGATGAAAAACAAAGGAATTACAGGATTCACTGATGAAAAATATGGTTTTATAGATGAGCCTATATACAAAGATGCCGTAAATATTCTCAGAAAATCGATGATATAA
- a CDS encoding acyl-homoserine-lactone synthase, whose amino-acid sequence MYRYIKVKNNKKLLNDIFRFRCKILCDELKYFDKKRYPDGLERDEYDKYSEHYAVLDEKGEIAATVRLIHHSPIGYPTENHMRVFENIKKSLKRDKLGEISRIFISKQYRNLKDSRKIIEKLISMIYIDLKNNDIEYTFGALEKSFLRLLKIYNINYEIIGDLQEYGGVRYPCLLYTSSLEKDKPQVVECYKIWKVGNGH is encoded by the coding sequence ATGTATAGGTATATAAAAGTAAAAAATAATAAAAAACTTTTGAATGATATTTTTAGATTTAGGTGCAAGATATTGTGTGATGAATTAAAATACTTTGATAAAAAAAGATATCCGGATGGTTTAGAGAGAGACGAATATGATAAATATTCAGAACATTATGCTGTTTTAGACGAGAAAGGAGAGATAGCTGCTACGGTTAGATTGATTCATCATTCTCCGATAGGTTATCCTACGGAAAATCATATGAGAGTTTTTGAAAATATTAAAAAAAGTCTAAAAAGAGATAAGCTAGGAGAAATATCTAGGATATTTATATCAAAACAGTATAGAAATTTAAAAGATAGTAGAAAAATAATAGAAAAACTTATAAGTATGATTTACATAGATTTAAAAAACAACGATATAGAATATACTTTTGGCGCACTTGAGAAAAGTTTTTTAAGACTTTTAAAAATATATAATATTAATTATGAAATAATTGGAGATTTGCAAGAATATGGAGGAGTTAGATATCCTTGTTTACTATATACTTCCTCTTTAGAAAAAGATAAACCTCAAGTTGTTGAGTGTTATAAGATTTGGAAGGTAGGAAATGGTCATTAA
- a CDS encoding TonB-dependent receptor produces MVIKKLFLLLILISSFLYAQYDKNESIKKKDIEEIIIDIVNDLKELTEIATVTKKNEAYQPYIVSTFSGKELEKLGIKNLKEALELIPGVDMTTDNIDNKTPVFRGSNPFAYGQSKLIVDGVVVNNVMFDSYNEFLYMPIEIIKRIEVVRGPGSKTDGINAYAGSIKVITYAEQFKGMKTQDKMFLNIGSYEYRGGGFLKNYKNGALNIFTDFYYQQDDKFLPAGKDMLSTGTYGNYNSQFSQSGDAPLWTKNYSLGVTLNYKDFTLKARKLFYKHGSAYGINYMLPESDNHTKFLNDYIELGLDRYVNELKVAAKVGVKIDEFYSDARLAPPGIVFPNPLDNNNLVQYTNGFYGIHNTKQRTMYHSLFFDYSKIDNHKIKFGYLLSREETYKVTTKTTDRFGILPGLIDYSDTYPFFDKDAKRDTLILSFQDDFDINENVTISYGVNIEDNTHIDPQVNPRVASVFRIKENIYKLIYSRSIRNPSWQELYTINNSSRVGNPNLKPEIVNAFEAAYIRKFSVDSYMQFNIFYLKNRDQINKINSQNRYENAQNTDIYGFEFEYKRMLGQKSKFCGNYSYVDGEDDKGEQLANVAKHMIKTFLVYELTPQIDVNIIGKYVGDKRRFSFDSRDSLKGYVTLDLGFNYENLKYNYSVNLIVKNIFDADVRYPSEPDTYTEDYRQEGRNMMISFRKEF; encoded by the coding sequence ATGGTCATTAAAAAACTTTTTTTGTTATTAATATTAATTTCATCATTCTTGTATGCCCAATACGATAAAAATGAATCGATAAAAAAAAAGGATATAGAAGAGATTATTATAGATATTGTTAATGATTTAAAAGAATTAACGGAAATTGCTACAGTTACAAAAAAGAATGAAGCTTACCAGCCTTATATAGTATCAACTTTTAGTGGAAAAGAGTTAGAAAAATTAGGAATAAAAAATCTTAAAGAGGCTCTAGAACTAATTCCGGGCGTAGATATGACGACTGATAATATTGATAATAAAACCCCTGTTTTTAGAGGTTCCAATCCATTTGCTTACGGTCAATCAAAGTTAATTGTTGATGGTGTAGTAGTAAATAATGTAATGTTTGATTCATATAATGAATTTTTATATATGCCGATTGAGATTATTAAAAGGATAGAAGTTGTAAGAGGTCCTGGAAGTAAAACTGATGGAATTAACGCTTATGCCGGCTCTATTAAAGTTATAACTTACGCAGAACAGTTTAAAGGTATGAAGACACAAGATAAAATGTTTTTAAATATAGGTTCTTATGAATATAGAGGTGGAGGTTTTTTAAAAAACTATAAAAATGGAGCACTCAATATCTTTACCGATTTTTATTATCAACAAGACGATAAGTTTTTGCCTGCTGGAAAAGATATGTTATCTACTGGGACTTATGGGAACTATAACAGTCAATTTTCTCAAAGTGGAGATGCTCCTTTATGGACAAAAAATTACTCTTTGGGAGTCACTTTAAATTATAAAGATTTTACGTTAAAAGCAAGGAAGCTTTTTTATAAGCATGGAAGTGCTTACGGGATCAATTATATGTTGCCTGAAAGCGATAACCATACTAAGTTTTTAAATGACTATATTGAACTTGGATTAGATAGATACGTTAATGAGCTTAAAGTAGCTGCAAAAGTTGGAGTTAAAATTGACGAATTTTATAGTGATGCTAGATTGGCACCGCCGGGCATAGTCTTTCCTAATCCGCTAGATAACAACAATTTAGTTCAGTATACCAACGGTTTTTACGGGATTCACAATACAAAACAGAGAACTATGTATCATTCACTCTTTTTTGATTATTCAAAGATTGATAACCATAAGATCAAATTTGGCTATTTACTTTCAAGAGAAGAAACTTATAAAGTTACAACAAAAACTACAGATAGATTTGGAATTTTACCAGGGCTTATCGATTATAGCGATACGTATCCATTTTTTGATAAAGATGCGAAAAGAGATACTCTGATACTCTCCTTTCAAGACGATTTTGATATAAATGAAAATGTAACAATAAGTTATGGAGTCAATATCGAGGATAATACGCATATAGATCCACAAGTAAACCCGCGAGTTGCCTCTGTATTTAGAATAAAAGAAAATATATATAAATTAATTTATAGCAGATCAATTAGAAATCCTTCTTGGCAAGAACTATATACTATAAACAACAGCTCAAGAGTCGGAAATCCAAACTTAAAGCCAGAAATAGTAAATGCATTTGAAGCAGCATATATAAGAAAATTTTCTGTAGATAGTTATATGCAGTTTAATATTTTTTATCTAAAAAATAGAGACCAAATCAATAAAATAAACTCTCAAAACAGATATGAAAATGCGCAAAATACCGATATTTATGGATTTGAGTTTGAGTATAAAAGAATGCTTGGACAAAAGAGCAAGTTTTGTGGAAACTACTCTTATGTAGATGGAGAGGATGATAAAGGTGAACAGTTAGCAAATGTAGCAAAACATATGATTAAAACTTTTTTGGTTTACGAACTAACTCCACAGATTGATGTTAATATTATAGGAAAATACGTAGGAGATAAAAGAAGATTCTCTTTTGATTCAAGAGATAGTTTAAAAGGGTATGTCACTTTGGATTTAGGATTTAATTATGAAAATTTAAAATATAATTATTCAGTAAATTTAATCGTTAAAAATATTTTTGATGCTGACGTAAGATATCCTTCAGAGCCTGATACTTATACAGAAGATTATAGACAAGAAGGAAGAAACATGATGATATCTTTTAGGAAAGAGTTTTGA
- a CDS encoding EAL domain-containing protein — MFNISLSNKILIYFFLITVSIIISTYLVLEKITKQAFYDAELEKAKIIAKTVTPLLALDLFLGLDDNINKILKELSKNENILSVSIIKGNEIYKEFKKKISNDEDSFLVSRRIVQPNSNKILGRLEILYSSKHYKNLVKKYQKALFIFLAVLWILILLFGYYLNILIKPLRNIAKDLENYDPKNSIRFKYVEKSDEIGAISKALNKMQGKIKDYSKRLESMNKILEKKVEIKTKELKEQLYLDSLTKLPNRFSLVKDIQSAKKSSLIIINIDDFKQINDFFGHETGDKILKGFANRLRNLLKTEFPKIYRLSGDEFALFFNKKMTKGDLEYFIEILMKNIENMTFIHNDNELNIRVTIGAAIETNSPLEKADIALKLARKERVPYKIYDKDLKIEKQYKENIEWVKKIKKAIDKNRIVPYFQPIFSTSEFKLKGYECLMRLVEENGECITPTNFLEIAKKSRYYTYLTKIMFEKSCSYFSNLDCTFSFNLSIEDISNPEIIEFIKETIDRYKVYEKTIFEIVESEGIENFEEVSVFIENMKQLGAKIAIDDFGSGYSNFEYLAKLTIDYIKIDGSLIKNIDKDEDSRIVVEIIVDYAKKKGIKTVAEFVGNEKIYKTVKKIGVDFAQGYYIGKPGPTTIFDINK, encoded by the coding sequence ATGTTTAACATATCTCTATCAAACAAGATCTTGATCTACTTTTTTCTTATAACTGTTTCTATTATAATTTCTACTTATCTAGTTTTAGAAAAAATTACGAAACAGGCTTTTTATGACGCTGAACTTGAAAAAGCAAAAATTATTGCAAAAACAGTAACTCCTCTTCTAGCATTGGATCTCTTTTTGGGTCTTGATGATAACATTAATAAAATTTTAAAAGAGCTTTCAAAAAATGAGAATATATTATCAGTTTCAATTATAAAGGGTAATGAGATATATAAAGAGTTCAAAAAAAAGATATCTAACGATGAAGACTCTTTTCTGGTTTCAAGAAGAATTGTTCAGCCAAATTCAAACAAAATTTTAGGTAGGCTCGAGATACTATATTCTAGTAAACATTATAAAAATTTAGTAAAAAAATATCAAAAGGCACTATTTATTTTTTTAGCAGTTCTTTGGATTTTAATTTTATTGTTTGGGTACTATTTAAATATATTGATAAAGCCTCTTAGAAATATTGCAAAAGATTTGGAAAATTATGATCCGAAAAATAGTATAAGGTTTAAGTATGTTGAAAAAAGTGATGAGATAGGCGCAATCTCTAAAGCGTTAAATAAAATGCAAGGTAAAATTAAAGATTATTCTAAAAGACTTGAGAGTATGAATAAAATTTTAGAAAAAAAGGTTGAAATAAAGACTAAGGAGCTAAAAGAGCAGCTATATTTAGATTCTTTGACGAAACTGCCCAACAGATTTAGTCTTGTAAAAGATATTCAAAGTGCGAAAAAGAGTAGTTTAATAATTATTAATATTGACGATTTTAAGCAAATAAACGATTTTTTCGGGCATGAAACCGGGGATAAAATCTTGAAAGGTTTTGCAAATAGACTTAGAAATCTATTAAAAACTGAGTTTCCTAAAATTTATAGGCTATCTGGAGATGAGTTTGCTCTTTTTTTTAACAAAAAGATGACTAAAGGAGATTTAGAGTACTTTATAGAGATTTTAATGAAAAATATTGAAAACATGACTTTTATACATAATGATAATGAGCTTAATATCAGAGTAACTATTGGAGCTGCTATAGAAACTAACTCTCCTTTGGAAAAAGCAGATATAGCTTTGAAATTAGCTAGAAAAGAGAGAGTTCCATATAAGATTTATGACAAAGATTTGAAGATAGAAAAACAGTATAAAGAGAATATAGAGTGGGTAAAAAAGATAAAAAAAGCTATAGATAAAAATAGAATAGTTCCATATTTTCAACCTATATTTAGTACAAGTGAATTTAAATTAAAAGGGTATGAGTGTTTGATGAGACTGGTTGAAGAAAATGGCGAATGTATTACTCCTACCAATTTTTTAGAGATTGCAAAAAAGAGTAGATACTATACTTATTTAACAAAGATTATGTTTGAAAAAAGTTGCAGTTATTTTTCAAATCTTGATTGTACATTCTCTTTCAATCTTTCGATTGAAGATATATCGAATCCTGAAATTATAGAGTTTATAAAAGAGACGATAGATAGATACAAAGTTTATGAAAAAACGATTTTTGAGATTGTTGAGTCCGAAGGTATAGAAAATTTTGAAGAGGTGTCTGTTTTTATTGAAAATATGAAACAACTTGGCGCTAAAATAGCTATAGATGATTTTGGTTCAGGATATTCCAATTTTGAGTATTTGGCAAAACTTACTATTGATTATATAAAGATTGACGGCTCTTTGATAAAAAATATCGATAAAGATGAGGATTCTAGAATTGTTGTAGAGATAATAGTTGATTATGCTAAGAAAAAGGGTATTAAAACTGTTGCAGAATTTGTAGGCAATGAAAAAATATATAAAACAGTTAAAAAAATTGGAGTTGACTTTGCTCAAGGTTATTATATAGGTAAGCCTGGACCGACTACTATTTTTGATATCAATAAATAA
- a CDS encoding energy transducer TonB, producing the protein MILFIVFLTLLKEVEAQKFNRKQKSSINMNLSRVNLDKSMPQKTSESKKIVKKTTPKKQIEPKRVKKEVLQKREKIVKKIEQVEKKPEKKIVKNIQKMKKKVLKKSKIVKSKEYNITKKVKNIKPIKVAKQEIKKSKQKSIQPKKEEKIPKLEKLFKKTQQTKKETKKSEEKNLVSFLKQSKLPSLQEISKSMEDQKINELYQGEFDSFTKGQKEFIKNNLSAIGKITQKYLYIRGYPEFAVKTRQEGVNIVEFYLHPNGDISDLKIIKSSSYEILDKNSLETILSAYKDYPRPKEKTKIRIFVQYKIIY; encoded by the coding sequence TTGATTCTTTTTATTGTTTTTTTAACTCTTTTAAAAGAGGTTGAGGCACAAAAGTTTAACAGGAAGCAAAAATCCTCTATCAATATGAACCTAAGTAGAGTCAATTTAGATAAAAGCATGCCCCAAAAAACTTCCGAATCTAAAAAAATAGTCAAAAAAACAACTCCCAAAAAACAGATAGAGCCAAAAAGAGTAAAAAAAGAGGTTTTACAAAAAAGAGAAAAAATAGTTAAAAAAATTGAACAAGTTGAAAAAAAACCTGAAAAAAAGATTGTTAAAAATATTCAAAAAATGAAAAAGAAGGTCTTAAAAAAGAGTAAAATCGTAAAATCTAAAGAATATAATATCACCAAAAAAGTTAAAAATATTAAACCTATAAAAGTTGCCAAACAGGAGATAAAAAAGTCGAAACAAAAATCTATCCAACCAAAAAAAGAGGAAAAAATTCCAAAACTTGAAAAACTTTTTAAAAAGACGCAACAAACAAAAAAAGAGACAAAAAAAAGTGAAGAAAAAAACCTAGTCTCTTTTTTAAAGCAATCCAAACTACCCTCTTTACAAGAGATAAGTAAATCGATGGAAGATCAAAAAATAAACGAACTTTACCAGGGCGAGTTTGATTCCTTTACTAAAGGACAAAAAGAGTTTATAAAAAACAATCTCTCAGCTATCGGAAAAATTACTCAAAAATATCTATATATAAGAGGCTATCCAGAATTTGCCGTGAAAACAAGACAAGAGGGAGTAAATATCGTTGAGTTTTATCTTCATCCAAACGGAGATATAAGTGATTTAAAGATCATAAAAAGCTCTAGTTACGAGATACTAGACAAAAATAGTCTCGAAACAATACTTTCAGCCTATAAAGATTATCCAAGGCCTAAAGAGAAGACTAAAATAAGAATTTTCGTTCAATACAAAATTATTTATTGA